The Amblyomma americanum isolate KBUSLIRL-KWMA chromosome 5, ASM5285725v1, whole genome shotgun sequence genome window below encodes:
- the LOC144132487 gene encoding uncharacterized protein LOC144132487, producing MSHILIKWVEEAKWDVYPVKSLADPAIGIRLLTEEGAIKQLKGSVVSVFWKEGEQPAKAELLYLGKQASLEKKRAKLAAEAPECVDRRREDSQPSAGMSTCNEHPCCRSAAQQLKEQQEEISCLRNENESLKRQLEAAEKIAVQHSKMVCSD from the exons ATGAGCCACATTTTGATAAAATGGGTGGAGGAAGCTAAGTGGGATGTTTATCCTGTTAAATCCCTCGCGGACCCTGCCATCGGCATCCGACTTTTAACCGAAGAAGGCGCCATAAAACAATTGAAAGGCTCAGTTGTGAGCGTTTTTTGGAAGGAGGGCGAGCAGCCGGCGAAAGCTGAATTGCTGTACCTAG GTAAACAAGcctcactagaaaaaaaaagggcgaaaCTTGCCGCGGAAGCGCCAGAATGCGTGGACAGGCGGAGGGAGGACAGCCAACCGTCAGCCGGGATGTCCACGTGCAAT GAACACCCATGCTGTAgatcagctgcacagcagcttaaGGAGCAGCAGGAGGAGATTTCCTGCctgagaaatgaaaatgaaagcttgAAGAGGCAGCTGGAAGCAGCCGAGAAAATAGCTG TGCAGCACAGCAAAATGGTTTGTTCTGATTAA
- the LOC144133921 gene encoding uncharacterized protein LOC144133921 encodes MSSHGAAIAAVAGRGNRFASDADKDYEIVLPTLPTGRVVLNTVFLHGDVRARPYRVEDFRDALANAGALPDVVALGVYQINHVWAVTFSTADAAKKLAATKELEVKGRRCIVFDPEDHQVKLRLHWMLHGVADEDIRTAFAAFGNVTEVTRERWRVAGMKEKGSTTRTVLLKLKPGVKVDDLPHQVRVAGELALVVVPGRPMQCLRCGGTGHVRRDCKVPRCSKCRRYGHSEADCVRTYASATGHVAASVSAELMDVVEAEEAASGADDTGKAEGVAVQPAVASSNTDTAVAQESGSPATDPSSTPVETPKDGASSSVHVERKAASESPDEKDDSRMNVGVTTPAKRPHAETKADGEKAAEPSVGEPPAKTPQARRAGLRPRPKVPAEKRGGDKAPPDQEHVLAPDDTGGDGIV; translated from the coding sequence atgagctcccacggagcggcgatagcggccgttgccggccgcggaaacaggtttgcCAGCGACGCTGATAAGGATTACGAGATCGTCCTGCCTACCctgcctaccggacgtgtggttttaaacacGGTTTTTCTGCACGGGGACGTGCGTGCGAGACCCTACAGGGTCGAAGACTTCAgggacgccctcgccaacgctggtgcgctccccgacgtcgtggcgttgggggTGTACCAGATAAACCACGTGTGGGCGGTGACCTTCAGCACCGCTGACGCCGCAAAGAAACTGGCCGCCACGAAGGAGCTGGAAGTCAAGGGACGCCGCTGCATTGTTTTCGATCCAGAAGACCACCAGGTAAAGCTGCGCCTCCACTGGATGCTTCACGGCGTCGCCGACGAGGACATCCGTACGGCATTCGCGGCGTTCGGCAACGTGACCGAGGTCACccgggagcgttggcgcgtcgCCGGCATGAAGGAGAAGGGGTCCACCACGAGGACCGTGCTTCTGAAACTGAAGCCAGGTGTGAAGGTGGACGACCTGCCCCACCAGGTACGAGTCGCTGGCGAGTTGGCTCTCGTGGTGGTTCCCGGGCGGCCGATGCAGTGCCTTCGTTGCGGCGGCACGGGGCACGTTCGCCGCGATTGCAAGgtgcccaggtgttcgaaatgccGGCGCTATGGACACTCGGAGGCTGACTGCGTTCGTACCTACGCGTCGGCCACCGGGCATGTAGCAGCGAGCGTCTCCGCAGAACTGATGGACGTCGTCGAAGCAGAGGAGGCAGCGAGCGGTGCCGACGACACGGGCAAAGCGGAgggggtggcggtgcagccagcTGTTGCGAGTAGCAACACCGACACGGCTGTGGCTCAGGAGAGCGGGTCGCCAGCTACTGACCCATCTTCGACGCCTGTGGAAACGCCCAAAGATGGAGCGAGCTCGTCCGTGCACGTGGAACGGAAGGCCGCCAGCGAGAGCCCCGACGAAAAGGACGACTCCCGCATGAACGTCGGCGTGACTACACCTGCGAAGCGGCcacacgccgagaccaaggccgaCGGGGAGAAGGCAGCGGAGCCCAGCGTCGGGGAACCGCCGGCAAAGACGCCCCAAGCACGACGGGCCGGTCTGAGACCGCGCCCAAAAGTTCCGGCTGAGAAGCGTGGCGGTGACAAGGCGCCTCCTGACCAGGAGCACGTGCTCGCGCCGGATGACACCGGCGGCGACGGCATCGTCTAG